The genomic region CCTAGAAATCGCCGGCGATACAGGCTGTCCCTTTTCTGTTGACACTTGCAAATCAACCGTCGCACGCTATGCCATTGAGCATGGCGCTATCATGGTTAATGATATTACCGCTTTTAGAAATGATCCGAATATGGGGGAGCTGGTCGCGGAAAAGCAAGTTCTATGTGTTCTCATGCATATGCTTGGGACACCGCAAACGATGCAAATTAATCCTCATTATGAGGATGTGGTACAAGAGGTATACGATTTTTTGGAAGAGCGCGTTGCCTATGCACTTTCGAAAGGCATTCGCGAAGATCATATTTGGATTGATCCGGGATTTGGTTTTGGCAAGACCGTAAAACAAAACTTGATGCTCCTGCGCAATCTGGATGTGTTTGCGAGGCTCGGCAGGCCGATCCTTTTGGGAACTTCCAATAAATCAA from Candidatus Hydrogenedentota bacterium harbors:
- the folP gene encoding dihydropteroate synthase codes for the protein MGVVNTTPDSFFDGGHYNAVEKIAPHIRALVDHGADILDIGAESSRPGARSVSEQEEIERLAPALEIAGDTGCPFSVDTCKSTVARYAIEHGAIMVNDITAFRNDPNMGELVAEKQVLCVLMHMLGTPQTMQINPHYEDVVQEVYDFLEERVAYALSKGIREDHIWIDPGFGFGKTVKQNLMLLRNLDVFARLGRPILLGTSNKSTIGAVLGLDAQERLEGTAATVAFAINKGVHCVRVHDVKAMKRVAHMCDAILGNYDETFD